Part of the Halorhabdus utahensis DSM 12940 genome, TGACCATCGACCCCGCAATGACCATGCCAAAAACGAGGGCAAACCCCATCACGCTCGACAGCCCCCGGGACTCTCCCGAACCGTCCGAGGAAAGCCCCATTTTGGAACTCACTATATCAATTACGATAGTCGCCAAGAAATATATTTCGGTGATTGTAGCGGTCTCAAATTCGATTTCGACAAAAATACACTGCTGATAATTTAGGCGTGATGGCTTCCCGGGACTGGTCTCGACTTTCACAGCGGCCATTCGAGATCAGTGTCTCTGACGTGATCGTCCCTCAGTTTCTTCGTGAGCGATATCATTCCGTGCTGCAGTCTGTCCGATGCGACTCCCGGATGCTCGTTTGGCGTCAGTCTGCGACTCGTGTGGTCCGACTCGCGTAAGTGCGGACGAGATCAACCAGTTCCGCGCGGAACTCACTCTCCGTTGGATCGCGGGACAGGGATCGAAAACGCTCCCGGAACTCGTCGAAGCCGATGTGCGGGGCGTCCGTCTCGGCCGCGTATGCCAGGTCGTACAGCCGGTGATCGTCGCCCACGAGTCCGTGGCGTTCGACCAGTGCCAGTGCGAACGCGGCGTTGACCGCGGTGATGTCCGGATCACTCGTAGCCGAAACGCGCTCCCAGGTCACCGAATCGGGCTGGCGATCCGCGACTGCAGCGGCGACACCCGCTTCGAGAAAGTCCACCAGCTTTGCCGCGGGCGCGACGTCGATCCAGACGTCGTCGGCGTAGATGTCCCGTGCGTGATTGGCGATCTGATAACATTGGGTCACCGTGCGTCGTTCGACGCTTCGGCCGGACAGCGCAAGGAACAGTACCTCCTCGGTCGACAGCGAGTGAGAGGGATGGCCCCGCTCTGCGTGATGCATATGTGCAAACTCGTGGAGGATGATCTCTCTCGCCAACGCGCTCGTTGCGGCGTGTCGGGAAATCGTGAGTTGATGCCCATCGGCGTCGTGACTGACGCGCGTTCGCTCGTCAGGCTCACTGGTGATCCGAACTGTCACGGGCCGGTCGAGATCGTGCTCCGTTCGAAAGAGGTCCCGTGCTCCCAGAAACGGGGCTGTCGGCCCTGTGCCGTCGAACTGCAGGTCCATGTGGATAATTACCAAGGGTTTGCTGCGTATGACTCTTCGGGTAGCAGTCGGTCCGCCGGGTTGGGGTCTGCCGACTATCGAAACAGTCGGTGTGTCCGCCGATCTCTCGCTCGGGGGACGCTGTCACCTGGATTTGACCGTTCGCGTGTCTTTGACACGCTTCACGCGGAAACACTACCCTTTTACCGTGCCTGCCGATAGAATCGGGTATCATGGGCCGACGTAAGAAAATCGTACAGGAATGTGAGACACTGATGGACAAGCCGGAGAACATCCGGAACATCGCCATCGCGGCTCACGTCGACCACGGAAAGACGACACTGACTGACAATCTCCTCGCTGGCGCGGGCATGATCTCCGACGAGACCGCCGGAGAACAGCTCGCGATGGACACCGAGGAGGACGAACAGGAACGCGGCATCACCATCGACGCGGCGAACGTTTCGATGACCCACGAGTACGAGGACACTAACCACCTCATCAACCTCATCGACACACCCGGCCACGTCGACTTCGGCGGGGACGTCACCCGCGCGATGCGGGCTGTCGACGGCGCGCTGGTGGTTGTCGACGCCGTCGAAGGGGCAATGCCCCAGACTGAGACGGTTCTCCGGCAGGCACTCCGTGAGGGTGTCAAACCGACCCTGTTCATCAACAAGGTCGATCGCCTCATCTCGGAGCTTCAGGAAGGGCCCGAGGAGATGCAGGAGCGACTCGTCTCTGTCATCCGCGACGTCAACGAACTCATTCGCGGGATGACCGAGGAAATGGACGACATCAACGATGACTGGACGGTCTCCGTCGAAGAGGGCACCGTCGGGTTCGGTTCGGCGCTGTACAAGTGGGGCGTCTCGATGCCCTCGATGCAGCGTACCGGGATGGACTTCGGCGAGATCATGGAGCTCGAACGCGCCGACAAGCGCCAGGAACTCCACGAGCGGACGCCACTCAGCGACGTCGTGCTCGACATGGTGTGCGAGCACTTCCCGAATCCCGTCGACGCACAGCCCCGACGTATTCCGCGTATCTGGCGTGGCGACGCTGACAGTGAGGTTGCCGAGCAGAT contains:
- a CDS encoding DUF5781 family protein — translated: MDLQFDGTGPTAPFLGARDLFRTEHDLDRPVTVRITSEPDERTRVSHDADGHQLTISRHAATSALAREIILHEFAHMHHAERGHPSHSLSTEEVLFLALSGRSVERRTVTQCYQIANHARDIYADDVWIDVAPAAKLVDFLEAGVAAAVADRQPDSVTWERVSATSDPDITAVNAAFALALVERHGLVGDDHRLYDLAYAAETDAPHIGFDEFRERFRSLSRDPTESEFRAELVDLVRTYASRTTRVAD